A genomic stretch from Hydrogenispora ethanolica includes:
- a CDS encoding DUF3793 family protein yields MRKDLEIRYLQNWKHLRNEEYVLHAVAYHGAPVLKGYKPAVIVTFANDRRRLLRDAWREHRTLIPWTADFRYEELYQTAAQTAVLLYHPGLLREVLVNRQVALFLETLGYRKELTVEGALADLKEHYRTGCPHEIGLFLGIPLPDVLGFIHHGGKRALADGYWKVYHDPGRKQALFALFYEAKLEFIRLMLAGNPPGDYLSGKASRLADAAAG; encoded by the coding sequence ATGAGGAAGGATTTGGAGATCCGTTATCTACAGAATTGGAAGCACCTGCGGAATGAGGAGTATGTCCTGCACGCGGTCGCCTATCATGGCGCCCCGGTCCTCAAGGGTTATAAGCCGGCCGTCATCGTCACCTTCGCCAATGACCGGCGCCGTCTCTTGCGCGACGCCTGGCGGGAGCACCGGACGCTGATTCCCTGGACCGCCGATTTCCGGTATGAGGAGCTTTATCAGACCGCCGCTCAGACGGCGGTGCTCCTTTACCATCCCGGGCTGCTGCGGGAGGTGTTGGTCAACCGGCAGGTGGCGCTGTTCCTGGAAACGCTGGGATACCGCAAAGAACTGACGGTCGAGGGGGCGCTGGCTGATCTGAAGGAACACTACCGGACGGGGTGTCCCCACGAGATCGGGCTGTTCCTCGGCATTCCGCTGCCGGACGTGTTAGGTTTCATCCACCACGGCGGCAAAAGGGCCTTGGCGGACGGCTACTGGAAGGTATACCATGATCCCGGCCGCAAGCAAGCGTTATTCGCCCTATTTTACGAAGCGAAGCTGGAATTCATCCGGTTGATGCTGGCCGGCAATCCGCCCGGGGATTACCTGAGCGGCAAGGCCTCGCGGCTGGCCGACGCGGCGGCCGGATGA